From Acinetobacter suaedae, one genomic window encodes:
- the minD gene encoding septum site-determining protein MinD: MAKIVVVTSGKGGVGKTTTSASFATGLALRGHKTVVIDFDVGLRNLDLIMGCERRVVYDFVNVINNEARLQQALIRDKEIENLYILPASQTRDKDALSDEGVARVIDELSQEFDYIICDSPAGIERGAILAMYHADEAIIVTNPEISSVRDSDRIIGMLDSKTKKVEQNEGRIRKHLCITRFNPERADRQEMLTIDDISKDILRVPTLGVIPECPSVLQASNEGKPVILYSDTKAGQAYDDLVARFLGEERPYRHIVVQPKGWLARLFGA; this comes from the coding sequence GTGGCCAAAATTGTTGTCGTAACGTCAGGCAAAGGTGGTGTAGGTAAAACTACAACAAGTGCATCTTTTGCAACAGGTTTAGCCCTACGTGGTCATAAAACTGTTGTAATTGATTTCGATGTAGGTCTACGTAATCTTGATTTGATCATGGGCTGCGAACGCCGCGTAGTTTATGATTTTGTGAATGTCATCAATAATGAAGCACGCTTACAACAAGCACTTATACGTGATAAAGAAATTGAGAATTTATATATCTTACCTGCATCACAAACTCGTGACAAAGATGCCTTAAGTGATGAAGGCGTAGCACGTGTAATCGATGAACTCTCTCAAGAATTTGATTACATCATCTGTGATTCACCAGCGGGTATTGAGCGTGGCGCAATTTTAGCGATGTATCACGCTGATGAAGCAATCATCGTAACAAACCCAGAGATTTCATCTGTTCGTGACTCTGACCGTATTATTGGTATGCTTGATAGTAAGACCAAAAAGGTAGAGCAAAATGAAGGCCGTATTCGCAAACATCTATGTATCACTCGTTTCAATCCCGAACGTGCTGATCGACAAGAAATGTTAACGATAGATGATATTTCTAAAGATATCTTACGTGTACCAACTTTAGGGGTAATTCCGGAGTGCCCAAGCGTGCTACAAGCATCAAATGAAGGTAAACCGGTTATTCTTTACTCAGACACTAAAGCTGGGCAAGCGTATGATGATTTAGTGGCACGTTTTCTTGGTGAAGAACGTCCATATCGACACATTGTGGTACAGCCAAAAGGTTGGTTAGCTAGACTATTTGGAGCGTAA
- the minE gene encoding cell division topological specificity factor MinE: protein MAGFWSKLFSSEEKPSSAQTAKDRLKVIVASEQGLGRRLSQDKIDQMKKEIMQVVSRYVRGVDEQHIQMQVRSEANIEMLEMNINLPEDR, encoded by the coding sequence ATGGCAGGATTCTGGAGTAAACTATTTAGCAGTGAAGAAAAACCATCAAGTGCACAAACTGCCAAAGATCGTTTGAAGGTGATCGTTGCATCTGAACAAGGTTTAGGTCGCCGTTTAAGCCAAGACAAAATCGACCAAATGAAAAAAGAAATCATGCAAGTCGTTAGTCGTTATGTGCGCGGTGTGGACGAACAACATATCCAAATGCAAGTCCGTTCAGAAGCAAATATCGAAATGTTAGAAATGAATATCAATTTACCTGAAGATCGATAG
- a CDS encoding PA4642 family protein, with product MALSQPATFNEEWSDERVFAYLNQLPPTGVNADFHVLYHAFKHMRPHDYERLITQFLADGRDLNATNPEGQRIHDVIAQFPRQKDGFLEVLAKFA from the coding sequence ATGGCATTATCACAGCCAGCAACTTTCAACGAAGAATGGTCAGATGAGCGTGTTTTTGCCTACCTTAACCAACTTCCTCCAACAGGTGTAAATGCTGACTTTCATGTGCTTTATCATGCATTCAAACATATGCGTCCACATGATTATGAGCGTTTAATTACTCAGTTTCTAGCTGATGGCCGTGATTTAAATGCGACCAACCCTGAAGGACAACGCATTCATGACGTGATTGCACAATTTCCTCGCCAAAAAGATGGATTTCTAGAAGTTTTAGCAAAATTCGCTTAA
- a CDS encoding DNA translocase FtsK, with protein sequence MTAVSSVYAQRFLMTLFLISFGIYLFLATVTYTPFDPGWMHISSDTQHVSNASGVAGAWIADLLFGFLGWASLLLPLFLFIEAIQVWWPRSFLNRPFRYAAQFFLILSISSLLYLHWNTPADTLDNAAGGIIGYELGQSLSQILTIYGATIFLFAFSVLLLTLAFGIQWDKTWSVLKNTPVYLQDLFYRNVPQNESAYDRTEQLVAVDNTKENKQAASSVDSIELDVDQTNLNPDEDIVVEKSIKTDDRHHQQLAERLFADVAAKELRDNTQSKEIQKHDDFEQTLQRAHQLETESQRLVQTGEVWRALQSDDANHKQEIDALLRAAEDDMNPSKELPSQPQTRQVTQQNHHDGLDWNDDQIFDELLAAVPNSKTASDAHTPFTQQQEMPSNVTSHIEEAAFDREINALITESEKTNVVPSHNSRVQNTIQDDKHAAMAEDFDDFNDLLVDDENEKIISQPTNYAQSSAFVKAPIDVNKPKEALSKEAFIEAWQETAGKTESDLDVDMDDDFDLDAPLTDAFGRPMSRAMQVAQKRRDLPTLPGLELLDDVDPNKKVNFTAEQLARLSELLEIKLQEFNVKAQVVEAQPGPVVTRFELDLAPGVKASKVTNISRDLARSMSMASVRVVEVIPGKPYIGIEVPNSTREMVRLIELLETPAYRDPNALISMAMGKDISGNPVLTDLAKAPHMLVAGTTGSGKSVAVNSMILSMLLKYTPDQLRLILIDPKQLELANYNDIPHLLTPVVTDMKDAVSALNWCVNEMERRYKLMSFLKIRKLSDYNRKVEEAIANGEDLIDPTWKPSDSATQERAPRLTPLPSIVIVADEFADMIMQVGKKAEEMITRLAQKSRAAGIHLLLATQRPSVDVITGLIKANIPTRVALRVNSKIDSRTILDAGGAEDLLGHGDMLFLGPGKIEPERVHGAFISDDEVNRICDAWRERGEPDYVDEILTPFDEEPSSRGFEDGDSDPNRDALYDQCVAFVLETRKASTSSLQRKFSLGYNRAARIIDQMEENGIVSAMGANGKRDILV encoded by the coding sequence ATGACTGCGGTGTCAAGTGTTTATGCACAACGCTTTTTAATGACATTATTTTTGATTTCTTTTGGCATTTATTTATTTCTTGCCACAGTAACTTATACACCATTTGATCCGGGCTGGATGCATATATCGAGTGATACCCAACATGTTTCAAATGCGAGTGGTGTAGCAGGTGCTTGGATCGCAGATTTGCTCTTTGGCTTTTTAGGCTGGGCAAGTTTGTTACTTCCATTGTTTCTGTTTATAGAAGCGATCCAAGTCTGGTGGCCAAGAAGCTTTTTGAATCGCCCATTTCGTTACGCAGCACAGTTTTTCTTAATTCTGTCGATATCTAGCCTTTTGTATTTACATTGGAATACACCAGCTGACACCTTAGATAATGCCGCTGGAGGTATTATTGGTTATGAGTTAGGGCAAAGTTTGTCGCAAATTTTGACCATCTATGGGGCGACCATTTTTTTATTTGCTTTTAGTGTATTGCTATTAACATTGGCTTTTGGAATCCAATGGGATAAAACTTGGAGCGTCTTGAAAAATACTCCTGTGTATTTACAGGATTTATTTTACCGAAATGTACCTCAAAATGAATCAGCTTATGATCGTACTGAACAGTTGGTTGCAGTTGATAATACTAAAGAAAATAAGCAAGCAGCCAGTTCAGTTGATTCAATTGAATTAGACGTAGATCAAACAAATTTAAATCCTGATGAAGATATTGTTGTCGAAAAATCAATCAAAACGGATGATCGTCATCACCAGCAACTTGCTGAAAGATTATTTGCAGATGTTGCAGCAAAAGAGTTACGAGATAATACTCAATCTAAAGAAATACAAAAACATGATGATTTTGAGCAAACATTGCAACGTGCACATCAATTGGAAACAGAGAGTCAGCGTTTAGTTCAAACAGGTGAAGTGTGGCGTGCATTGCAAAGTGATGATGCCAATCATAAGCAAGAAATTGATGCACTTCTCAGAGCTGCAGAAGATGATATGAATCCTTCTAAAGAGCTCCCATCACAACCACAAACAAGACAGGTGACTCAACAAAACCATCATGACGGATTGGATTGGAATGATGATCAAATTTTTGATGAGTTACTTGCTGCTGTGCCGAATAGTAAAACAGCATCAGATGCGCATACGCCATTTACACAGCAACAAGAAATGCCATCCAATGTGACCTCTCATATTGAAGAGGCAGCATTCGATCGTGAAATCAATGCGTTGATTACTGAGTCAGAGAAGACAAACGTTGTACCATCACATAATTCTCGTGTGCAAAATACAATCCAAGATGACAAACATGCTGCTATGGCAGAGGATTTTGATGATTTTAATGACCTTCTTGTCGATGACGAAAATGAGAAAATCATCTCTCAACCTACAAATTATGCTCAATCATCTGCATTTGTAAAAGCACCGATCGATGTGAATAAACCGAAAGAGGCATTATCTAAAGAAGCATTTATTGAAGCTTGGCAGGAAACTGCGGGTAAAACTGAGTCTGATTTAGATGTCGATATGGATGATGACTTTGATCTCGATGCGCCATTAACAGATGCCTTTGGTCGTCCAATGTCACGTGCGATGCAAGTGGCACAGAAACGACGTGATTTGCCGACTTTACCAGGGTTAGAGTTACTGGATGATGTTGATCCAAATAAAAAAGTGAATTTTACTGCTGAACAGTTGGCCCGATTATCAGAACTTTTAGAGATTAAATTACAAGAATTTAATGTCAAAGCTCAGGTGGTTGAGGCACAACCAGGTCCTGTCGTTACACGTTTTGAACTTGACCTTGCACCAGGTGTTAAGGCATCTAAAGTTACCAATATTTCTCGAGATTTGGCTCGTTCTATGTCGATGGCATCGGTCCGTGTGGTTGAAGTTATCCCAGGTAAACCGTATATCGGAATTGAAGTACCAAATAGTACGCGTGAAATGGTTCGTTTGATTGAACTTTTGGAAACACCGGCTTATCGTGATCCAAATGCTTTGATAAGTATGGCGATGGGTAAAGACATTTCAGGAAATCCGGTACTGACTGATTTAGCAAAAGCACCACATATGTTGGTTGCAGGAACCACAGGTTCTGGTAAATCCGTTGCAGTTAACTCGATGATTTTATCGATGTTATTGAAATATACACCAGACCAACTGCGCTTGATTCTTATCGACCCAAAACAGCTTGAATTAGCCAACTACAACGACATTCCACACTTATTAACGCCTGTTGTAACCGACATGAAAGATGCCGTCAGTGCATTGAATTGGTGTGTAAATGAAATGGAACGTCGTTATAAGTTGATGTCGTTCTTAAAAATTCGTAAATTGAGTGACTATAACCGTAAGGTTGAAGAAGCGATTGCCAATGGTGAGGATTTGATTGATCCGACTTGGAAGCCAAGTGATTCGGCTACCCAAGAACGTGCTCCACGTTTAACACCATTACCATCAATTGTAATTGTTGCCGATGAATTTGCAGATATGATTATGCAGGTTGGTAAAAAGGCTGAAGAAATGATTACCCGTCTTGCACAAAAATCTCGTGCAGCAGGGATTCATTTACTGCTTGCGACTCAGCGACCATCTGTAGACGTGATTACGGGTTTGATTAAGGCGAATATTCCTACGCGTGTTGCCTTACGTGTGAACAGTAAAATTGATTCACGTACGATTTTGGATGCGGGTGGGGCTGAAGACTTGCTTGGGCACGGTGATATGCTGTTCTTGGGACCTGGTAAAATTGAGCCTGAACGTGTTCATGGGGCATTTATTAGTGATGATGAAGTAAACCGTATTTGTGATGCATGGCGTGAGCGTGGCGAGCCAGACTATGTTGATGAAATCTTAACGCCATTTGATGAAGAACCAAGTTCTCGTGGTTTTGAAGATGGGGATAGTGATCCAAACCGAGATGCGCTCTATGATCAGTGTGTTGCTTTTGTGCTTGAAACCCGTAAAGCTTCTACATCGTCTCTACAGCGTAAATTTAGCTTGGGGTATAACCGTGCTGCACGAATCATTGATCAAATGGAAGAGAATGGTATTGTCAGCGCGATGGGTGCAAACGGGAAGCGAGATATTTTAGTATGA
- the minC gene encoding septum site-determining protein MinC produces MADIRITGRMVNFSRLVFDTNDHNAIRQQLTSTLNEGSYLGTLVIIDSTVEQELIALIQLLIDLGLQPMAVIDGILGDEARAIQFPVLPADQPLQRIKASKEQVIAHEAKDQANSSAIQTPQKNTASTHITSYHDEILRTGQCLVQDQGDIILNAGMNSGSEVIASGNIHIYGNARGRVIAGAGGHTSARIFCNSLEAELVSIAGTYCVADDIPKDMIQKPVHIYLNNKQELEFEALQF; encoded by the coding sequence ATGGCTGATATACGGATTACGGGCAGAATGGTGAATTTTAGTCGATTGGTATTCGACACAAATGACCACAATGCGATCCGACAGCAATTAACAAGCACATTAAATGAAGGTTCCTATTTAGGAACTTTAGTCATTATAGACAGTACCGTCGAGCAAGAGTTAATCGCTCTGATTCAGCTCTTGATTGATCTTGGTTTGCAACCAATGGCTGTAATTGATGGTATTTTAGGTGACGAAGCGCGTGCAATCCAATTCCCTGTTTTACCTGCAGACCAACCTTTGCAACGGATCAAAGCATCAAAAGAGCAAGTCATTGCACATGAAGCCAAAGATCAAGCCAATAGTTCTGCAATACAAACACCACAAAAAAATACAGCGAGTACGCATATCACCTCTTATCATGATGAGATTTTGCGTACTGGACAATGTTTAGTACAAGATCAAGGCGATATTATCTTAAATGCGGGTATGAACAGTGGCTCGGAAGTCATTGCATCTGGAAATATTCACATTTATGGCAATGCTCGTGGTAGAGTCATTGCAGGTGCAGGCGGACATACATCAGCACGCATTTTTTGCAATTCACTTGAAGCAGAGCTAGTCTCTATTGCTGGAACCTATTGTGTAGCTGATGACATACCGAAAGATATGATTCAAAAGCCAGTACATATTTATTTAAATAACAAGCAAGAACTTGAATTTGAAGCCTTGCAGTTTTAA
- the rhtC gene encoding threonine export protein RhtC — protein sequence MLVALSTLIFIHFCALITPGPDFFLVSQTAISRSRKEAVLVVLGICMGAMLWSLLALMGLNIIFEKMAWLKQGLLIAGGLYLCWLGYQMLRSAFSKSNQAVNPITLPQSPYLFFMKGLLTNLSNPKAIIYFGSVFSLFLTNPLFDQHHSLLFIIVSIETALWFMLVAFVFSLPAFRTAYQNFAKWIDGVSGGIFTLLGVYLIGSR from the coding sequence GTGTTAGTTGCATTAAGTACACTAATTTTTATTCATTTTTGTGCATTAATTACGCCTGGACCAGATTTCTTTTTGGTTTCACAAACTGCAATTAGTCGCTCTCGAAAAGAAGCGGTGTTAGTTGTCTTAGGTATTTGCATGGGAGCAATGCTATGGTCACTGCTAGCACTGATGGGGCTTAATATCATTTTTGAAAAGATGGCTTGGTTAAAACAAGGTCTTTTGATTGCAGGTGGCCTCTATTTGTGTTGGCTTGGGTATCAAATGTTGCGTTCTGCTTTTTCAAAAAGTAATCAAGCCGTAAATCCGATTACCTTACCGCAATCACCTTATCTGTTCTTTATGAAGGGTTTGTTGACTAATCTTTCAAACCCTAAAGCCATTATTTATTTTGGTAGTGTATTTTCTTTATTTTTAACCAATCCTTTATTCGATCAACATCATTCTCTACTTTTTATCATTGTTTCAATTGAGACAGCTTTGTGGTTCATGTTGGTGGCTTTTGTTTTTTCATTACCGGCATTTCGTACCGCGTATCAAAACTTTGCAAAATGGATCGACGGTGTTTCAGGCGGAATTTTCACCTTATTGGGTGTATATTTGATTGGAAGTCGATAA